In Akkermansia muciniphila, one DNA window encodes the following:
- the thiE gene encoding thiamine phosphate synthase → MNRKECLSSCRLYGIVDTGYIAEHQLLPVTEKLLAGGLRILQLRAKNHNPEHIENMGRQLVPLCRKCGCLFIVNDYPEIALSIGADGVHLGQDDGNLASARALLGKDAVIGRSTHSPEQALDACGEQADYIGFGPLFPTGTKPGRQAIGLEDIASVRQQLPENFPVFCIGGINGNTLPSVLEAGANRVVIVSWLLTHSDITGTVGTLKKELGEA, encoded by the coding sequence ATGAACAGGAAGGAATGCCTCTCATCCTGCCGTTTGTACGGCATTGTAGATACGGGATATATTGCTGAACATCAACTACTCCCTGTAACAGAAAAATTATTGGCCGGCGGCTTGCGCATTCTCCAGTTAAGGGCGAAAAACCATAACCCGGAACACATTGAAAATATGGGGCGCCAGCTTGTCCCCCTGTGCCGCAAATGCGGCTGTCTTTTTATCGTCAACGATTATCCTGAAATTGCCCTGAGTATCGGCGCAGACGGCGTCCATCTGGGGCAGGATGACGGGAACCTGGCGTCCGCAAGGGCTCTGCTGGGAAAGGATGCCGTCATAGGACGGTCCACGCACAGTCCTGAACAGGCCCTGGATGCATGTGGAGAGCAGGCGGACTATATTGGGTTTGGGCCCTTGTTCCCCACGGGCACCAAACCGGGAAGACAGGCCATCGGCCTGGAAGACATCGCAAGCGTACGGCAACAGCTACCGGAAAATTTCCCCGTCTTCTGTATCGGCGGCATCAATGGGAACACACTGCCCTCCGTACTGGAGGCGGGGGCAAACAGGGTCGTCATCGTTTCCTGGCTGCTTACACACTCCGACATCACGGGAACAGTCGGAACACTCAAAAAGGAATTGGGGGAAGCATAA
- the dnaE gene encoding DNA polymerase III subunit alpha, with product MPGSFVHLHNHTEYSLLDGAVHIRDLIAECSRMGMPAVAVTDHGNLFGAIELVMETNSLNKSVAAWNKEHPEGPRRQEVKPIFGCEVYLSPTPISVKKQLPGRRKYTHLLLLAENETGWQNLVKLVSRSHLEGFYYKPRVDMETLREFHEGLICCTACIAGPLNEWLLNDQPEKAEEALLALKDIFGDDNIFVELQDHGMEEQKKCLPELVRIARKTNTPIVATNDVHFLRKEDHDMHDVLICIGTNEKLASPKRMRYSTEVYLKSPEEMREVFRDYPEAVENTLKIAERCNVTIKLDSTSTEKYPEFGTPDGSSREEYLRKVCYKGLEERYGKERVAADKELRDRLDYELGIINQLKFPSYFLITADFINWAKDHDIPVGPGRGSAAGSLVAYAMKITNIDPLRFGLIFERFLNPERVSPPDIDIDFCQTRRPEVIDYVRQKYGERAVSHIITYGTMGAKSVLRDVARVMDMSYADGDRISKLIETGPKVTLQSSYKSNEELRELIASDEGYAELWGYATRLEGLIRNVGVHAAGVVIGDRPLDEHVALTRDDLSDPHAAVVAQCDMSAIYEVGLLKMDFLGLKTLTVMHDAEQYARWRVPEFKLDSVPLDDRETLDLLNRGDTMGVFQLESGGMVDTCRRYGIQKIEDIIDLLALYRPGAMQFMDEMIEVKKGLRQVEYEHPLLEQVSGETYGVMIYQEQVQAAAKLLAGYTLGGADLLRRAMGKKDPAKMAKEKAHFVEGCWKTNQIDEKTATAIFDKIEKFAGYGFNKSHSACYGHISYWTAYLKAHFPVEFLCGLMSNEANNDKIGVFIQEANRMGIEILPPDVNKSMLKFTPEKMPSGKLAVRYGLAAIKNVGEGAMQILLEEREKNGEFSSMEDICNRLDSKSVNKKILESLIRAGALDWTLEPRCVLFERVDLALSGASQVHKDKALGQGSLFDMTFEAPRVKDEPAVPEWSKEQRMGDEKDLLGAYFCGHPLDSMRGVIDAEKYTRIGLIDTLEPHELKQKHQIAGMVRSVTPKISKAGRKFAILTLEDFTGSIEVLLWSDVYEKAQEMEGGLEPGVFVSVRANIREDDRTSSKSVAAQGIDPLGGKKRKSKSGEQGPLNIIVSPLRHTRKNLEQIRDILKRYPGRSKVNLTIKDSLGHSQILELDERFRVNRCPELETELSMYN from the coding sequence ATGCCCGGCTCCTTCGTACACCTTCACAATCACACGGAATATTCCTTGTTGGACGGCGCAGTCCATATCAGGGATCTCATTGCTGAGTGTTCCCGCATGGGAATGCCCGCCGTTGCCGTTACGGATCACGGCAATCTGTTCGGAGCCATTGAACTGGTCATGGAGACAAACAGCCTCAATAAATCCGTGGCCGCCTGGAACAAGGAGCATCCGGAAGGTCCGCGGAGGCAGGAAGTAAAGCCTATCTTTGGTTGCGAAGTTTACCTTTCTCCTACGCCCATCAGCGTGAAAAAACAGCTTCCCGGACGCCGCAAATACACACATCTCCTTTTACTAGCGGAAAATGAAACCGGATGGCAGAATCTGGTTAAGCTGGTGTCCCGTTCCCACTTGGAAGGCTTTTATTATAAACCCCGCGTGGATATGGAAACCCTGCGGGAATTCCATGAGGGCCTCATTTGTTGTACAGCGTGCATTGCCGGACCTCTTAATGAATGGCTGCTCAATGACCAGCCTGAAAAAGCGGAGGAAGCCCTTCTGGCTCTAAAGGATATTTTTGGGGACGACAATATTTTTGTAGAGCTTCAGGACCACGGCATGGAGGAACAGAAAAAATGTCTGCCGGAGCTGGTGCGCATCGCCCGCAAGACTAATACCCCCATTGTTGCCACCAATGACGTGCACTTCCTCAGGAAGGAAGATCACGACATGCACGATGTTCTGATTTGTATCGGAACCAACGAAAAGCTGGCTTCCCCAAAACGCATGCGCTATTCCACGGAAGTGTATTTGAAATCTCCTGAAGAAATGCGGGAGGTGTTCAGGGATTATCCGGAGGCCGTGGAAAATACGTTGAAAATTGCGGAACGGTGCAATGTTACTATCAAGCTGGATTCCACCAGTACGGAAAAATACCCTGAATTCGGCACGCCGGACGGGTCGTCCCGCGAAGAATACCTGCGTAAAGTATGTTATAAGGGGCTGGAAGAACGGTATGGAAAGGAACGTGTAGCTGCGGACAAGGAATTGCGCGACCGTTTGGATTATGAGCTTGGAATTATCAACCAGTTGAAATTCCCTTCCTATTTCCTGATTACGGCGGACTTCATCAACTGGGCCAAGGATCATGACATTCCCGTAGGTCCCGGACGCGGTTCCGCAGCCGGTTCCTTGGTGGCTTATGCCATGAAAATCACGAATATAGATCCTCTGAGGTTCGGATTAATCTTTGAACGTTTCCTAAATCCGGAACGCGTCAGCCCTCCGGATATCGATATTGACTTTTGTCAGACTCGCCGGCCGGAAGTAATCGACTACGTCCGGCAGAAATACGGGGAACGCGCTGTTTCCCACATCATTACGTACGGCACCATGGGGGCCAAGTCCGTACTCAGGGACGTAGCCCGTGTGATGGATATGTCCTATGCGGATGGAGACCGTATTTCCAAACTTATCGAAACCGGCCCCAAGGTGACTCTTCAGTCCAGCTACAAGAGTAATGAGGAGCTGAGGGAACTGATTGCCTCTGATGAGGGGTATGCGGAATTGTGGGGGTACGCGACCCGCCTGGAAGGATTGATCCGCAACGTGGGGGTACATGCGGCGGGCGTCGTGATCGGTGACCGCCCCCTGGACGAGCATGTGGCCCTCACTCGTGATGATCTTTCCGATCCCCATGCCGCTGTTGTCGCCCAGTGCGATATGAGCGCGATTTATGAAGTGGGGCTTTTGAAGATGGACTTCCTGGGTTTGAAGACCCTGACCGTTATGCATGATGCGGAGCAATACGCCCGCTGGCGCGTGCCGGAATTCAAACTGGATTCCGTCCCTCTGGATGACCGGGAAACCCTGGACCTGCTGAACAGGGGAGATACGATGGGGGTTTTCCAGTTGGAATCCGGCGGTATGGTGGACACTTGCCGCCGTTACGGGATTCAGAAAATAGAAGACATCATTGACCTGCTGGCTCTTTACCGACCGGGAGCCATGCAGTTCATGGATGAAATGATTGAAGTCAAGAAGGGGTTGCGCCAGGTGGAGTACGAGCATCCTTTGCTGGAACAGGTCAGCGGGGAAACCTATGGCGTGATGATCTATCAGGAACAGGTGCAGGCGGCTGCCAAGCTGTTGGCCGGTTATACGCTTGGCGGGGCCGACCTTCTGCGGCGCGCCATGGGCAAGAAGGACCCGGCGAAGATGGCCAAGGAAAAAGCCCATTTTGTGGAAGGATGCTGGAAAACAAACCAGATTGATGAAAAGACGGCTACAGCCATCTTTGACAAAATTGAAAAATTCGCCGGGTACGGTTTTAATAAGTCCCACTCCGCCTGCTACGGGCATATTTCCTACTGGACGGCCTACCTCAAGGCCCACTTCCCTGTGGAATTTCTCTGCGGGCTGATGTCTAATGAGGCGAACAATGACAAAATCGGGGTGTTCATTCAGGAAGCCAACCGCATGGGTATTGAAATCCTGCCTCCTGATGTGAATAAATCCATGCTCAAGTTCACTCCTGAGAAAATGCCTTCCGGCAAGCTGGCTGTGCGTTATGGACTGGCGGCCATTAAAAACGTGGGAGAGGGGGCTATGCAGATTCTTCTGGAAGAAAGAGAGAAGAACGGGGAATTTTCCAGTATGGAGGACATTTGCAACAGGCTGGATTCCAAATCTGTCAACAAAAAAATTCTTGAATCCCTGATCCGTGCGGGAGCGCTGGACTGGACGCTGGAGCCGCGTTGCGTCCTGTTTGAACGTGTGGATCTGGCTCTCAGCGGCGCTTCCCAGGTACACAAGGATAAGGCTCTGGGGCAGGGTTCCCTGTTTGACATGACCTTTGAAGCGCCCAGGGTAAAGGACGAGCCCGCCGTTCCGGAATGGTCCAAGGAGCAGCGTATGGGGGATGAAAAGGATCTGTTGGGCGCTTACTTCTGCGGCCATCCTCTGGACTCCATGCGCGGTGTCATTGATGCGGAAAAATACACCCGCATAGGGCTCATTGACACACTGGAACCGCACGAACTCAAGCAGAAGCACCAGATTGCCGGCATGGTTCGTTCCGTCACCCCCAAGATCAGCAAGGCCGGTAGAAAATTCGCCATTCTGACATTGGAAGATTTTACCGGCAGCATAGAAGTGTTGTTGTGGTCGGATGTTTATGAAAAGGCTCAGGAAATGGAGGGCGGCCTGGAACCGGGCGTTTTCGTTTCCGTGCGAGCCAACATCCGGGAGGATGACCGCACATCCTCCAAAAGCGTGGCTGCGCAGGGCATTGACCCCCTGGGAGGCAAAAAGCGCAAATCCAAATCCGGGGAGCAGGGGCCTCTGAATATCATTGTCAGTCCCCTCCGCCACACGAGAAAAAATCTGGAACAGATACGGGATATTCTGAAAAGGTATCCCGGTCGCTCCAAAGTCAATCTCACCATCAAGGACAGCCTGGGACATAGCCAAATTCTGGAACTGGATGAACGGTTCCGCGTGAATCGCTGTCCGGAGTTGGAAACAGAGCTTTCTATGTACAATTAA
- a CDS encoding TlpA family protein disulfide reductase has protein sequence MTGSSLCWGDSSGAADDPSLRTWTNKNTGSTVEARPVALNMKTVKLVTTAKKPITMPLEKLSDEDRAWLEEHKEVIGKPIAEWSSMPSGPVAEEMKGKTYMLENGKLKKRDGKLNPKHFILYFSASWCGPCCRNAPHSVEAYNKVVKDNPEVEVIMCNMDRNLDDAQKWAVANNMPWPILLREDLTDLAKKVAPRGIPTMILVDKDGKPIQSSQNMEQLVKAIGSSRSSR, from the coding sequence ATGACAGGATCTTCTCTCTGTTGGGGGGATTCTTCAGGAGCGGCGGATGATCCCTCCCTCCGTACTTGGACTAATAAAAACACGGGCAGTACGGTGGAAGCCCGGCCAGTAGCCCTGAATATGAAGACCGTCAAATTGGTGACAACGGCCAAAAAGCCCATTACGATGCCGCTGGAAAAACTTTCCGACGAAGATCGCGCATGGCTGGAGGAACACAAGGAAGTGATCGGCAAGCCTATTGCAGAATGGTCGTCCATGCCGTCCGGCCCTGTGGCGGAGGAAATGAAGGGAAAGACTTACATGCTTGAAAACGGCAAACTTAAAAAGAGGGATGGGAAATTGAATCCCAAGCATTTCATTTTATATTTCAGTGCAAGCTGGTGCGGCCCTTGTTGTCGGAATGCGCCGCACAGCGTGGAAGCCTACAACAAGGTGGTAAAAGATAATCCGGAAGTGGAGGTAATCATGTGCAATATGGACCGAAATCTGGATGACGCCCAAAAATGGGCCGTTGCCAATAACATGCCATGGCCTATCCTGTTGAGAGAGGATTTGACGGATCTTGCCAAAAAAGTAGCTCCGCGCGGTATTCCCACCATGATTCTGGTGGATAAGGACGGCAAGCCTATTCAGTCTTCCCAGAACATGGAACAGTTGGTGAAAGCCATCGGTTCAAGCCGTTCTTCCCGCTAG
- a CDS encoding TetR/AcrR family transcriptional regulator, whose product MSSPRKSQSDRSAETSGKILRAAQKLFALRGFNGVTMRAVASEAGVNLASIVYYFENKEGLYLAVYRQYAEPLMKARMKMLKEADLQPSLRAYARAFIEPAFRLFLDKSLGGPDHVRLLWRLPQEPEYLGRKIYDEFYAPSIQEMIARIRKFCPWSDELSLSWHAHIMSSIFHATLGKYVACMDLQEKEPWMKDQDRILQMIVDTAVLLISRSAFSLEEEERQG is encoded by the coding sequence ATGTCTTCTCCCCGCAAATCCCAGTCTGACCGTTCTGCGGAAACCAGCGGCAAAATCCTTCGTGCTGCGCAGAAGCTTTTTGCCCTCAGGGGATTTAATGGCGTGACCATGAGGGCGGTCGCTTCTGAAGCAGGAGTAAATCTGGCTTCTATCGTCTACTATTTTGAGAACAAGGAAGGGCTGTATCTGGCTGTTTACAGGCAGTATGCGGAACCTCTGATGAAAGCGCGCATGAAGATGCTGAAGGAGGCGGATCTTCAGCCGTCCCTGAGGGCTTATGCCCGCGCATTTATAGAACCTGCTTTCCGGTTGTTTCTGGATAAGAGCCTGGGCGGTCCAGATCATGTCCGTTTATTGTGGCGTCTGCCGCAGGAACCGGAATATCTGGGAAGAAAAATCTATGATGAATTTTATGCTCCATCAATCCAGGAGATGATAGCAAGAATCCGGAAATTCTGTCCGTGGAGTGATGAGCTTTCCTTGTCCTGGCATGCGCATATCATGAGTTCTATCTTCCATGCCACGTTGGGGAAGTATGTCGCGTGCATGGATCTCCAGGAAAAGGAGCCGTGGATGAAAGATCAGGACCGCATTTTGCAGATGATTGTAGATACGGCAGTCCTGCTGATTTCCCGATCGGCTTTCTCACTGGAGGAAGAGGAAAGGCAGGGATAA
- a CDS encoding quinone-dependent dihydroorotate dehydrogenase yields MSPALYSAAKSVLFQMNPETAHKVTLWGLRLAEKMRVLPLVIGKVPSDPVEILGMKFPNRVGLAAGMDKEADTVNAFGQAGFGFVEVGTLTPRPQPGNEKPRLFRLIPQKAIINRMGFNNEGIAAGVENIRSATRFRGVLGVNIGKNKITPNEDAAQDYLACLRAAWPVADYIAINFSSPNTPGLRDLQAAEPAARLLASLKSEQSNLAAETGRHVPIFMKVAPDVTDEHIAELSRVFLDEGLDGLIATNTTLSRAGVEANPRHEEAGGLSGAPLTERSTEVIGAFASELKGRIPIIGVGGIMSGADAVAKIKAGASLVQLYTGFIYRGPDLIRECVEAMKAECPVNS; encoded by the coding sequence GTGTCGCCCGCCTTATATTCCGCCGCTAAAAGTGTATTATTCCAAATGAATCCGGAAACTGCCCACAAGGTGACCTTGTGGGGGTTGCGCCTGGCAGAGAAGATGCGTGTCCTGCCTCTAGTAATAGGGAAAGTTCCTTCTGATCCTGTGGAAATTCTGGGAATGAAATTTCCCAACCGGGTGGGGCTTGCCGCCGGAATGGACAAGGAAGCGGATACGGTAAACGCTTTTGGTCAGGCCGGATTCGGTTTTGTGGAAGTGGGTACGCTGACGCCCCGGCCGCAACCGGGCAATGAAAAGCCCCGCCTGTTCCGCCTGATTCCCCAGAAAGCTATTATCAACCGGATGGGGTTCAACAATGAAGGTATTGCCGCCGGAGTGGAAAACATCCGCTCCGCCACTCGTTTTCGCGGTGTTCTGGGCGTCAACATTGGGAAAAATAAGATAACTCCCAATGAGGACGCGGCCCAGGATTACCTTGCTTGCCTGCGTGCGGCATGGCCAGTGGCGGATTATATAGCCATCAATTTCTCTTCTCCCAATACGCCCGGCCTGCGCGACCTTCAGGCGGCGGAACCCGCTGCCCGTCTGCTGGCTTCCCTGAAATCGGAGCAATCCAACCTGGCTGCGGAAACCGGTCGCCATGTGCCCATTTTTATGAAAGTGGCTCCGGATGTGACGGATGAGCATATTGCGGAACTCAGCCGCGTTTTTCTGGATGAAGGGCTGGATGGTCTTATTGCTACGAATACGACTCTTTCCCGCGCCGGGGTAGAAGCCAATCCTCGCCATGAAGAAGCGGGCGGCCTGTCCGGCGCCCCTCTGACGGAACGGTCCACGGAAGTGATTGGAGCTTTTGCTTCCGAATTGAAGGGGCGTATTCCGATCATTGGCGTTGGCGGCATCATGAGCGGCGCGGATGCCGTCGCCAAAATCAAGGCAGGAGCCAGCCTGGTGCAGCTTTATACCGGCTTCATTTATCGCGGCCCGGACCTTATCCGGGAATGCGTGGAAGCCATGAAGGCCGAATGCCCTGTTAATAGCTGA
- a CDS encoding tetratricopeptide repeat protein encodes MSAPESADAPMNRPSMKKWVVLLVILGALVGLGTMMKAWMDKRAGAAAQPVVFSGGSEHWDQNEVPISMQCGACHEKEFRQWAGSDHAWAFRKLGDQWESEAFHNMKLDAHGSILQFSTDGHGRMVHDSQSSTSWRAEWATGRIPLVQYLVPARDGGFHTLSAAWDVNRKEWFDIFGEDARQPGDWGHWTGRGMNWNTQCAWCHMSLFHKNYDPVKDRYASTWTEPGVTCIQCHGPLLDNPEAGTGCMISTRNKLTPQQIHDNCASCHARRDEFDHDFAVGNRFDNHFQLVLPVQPGVFWPNGMQRDEDYCETGLRLSRMGKAGVTCLDCHDPHTGTLKLPQEDNTLCLRCHGTGEAVNGVKAPIIDMAAHTPCPQSSMGSRCVECHMPESLYMARDPRRDHSFNSPDPLLSVELGIPNACTMCHREKSNEWAAEAVKEYYGVNSKMAQYRERTRAVQHAYEGKEDVLPLLMECFKREEVGAWRATLLDLMDAWAHEPSVQEVAAAAVKDPDPLTRAAAAKVMGRAGNPAAGKLLNDPFRVVRLQAEWALRDSLPPDSPGMRELTAAALHQADQPSGAMKLAQIAISRKDAKTAELWFSKALKWDATSSVVHRDYAVFLASQGRSREAVAQMQKAVRLAPKDANLWYLLGLGQIENNDEPGALESFNEALKIEPAFIRALFNRALLNEKVGRLEQALQDLENCSSLDKGNADIPFTLAVMLYRNGRYREAAAAAAEALRRDSGHVRARQILESASRHGR; translated from the coding sequence ATGTCCGCCCCTGAATCTGCCGATGCGCCTATGAACCGCCCTTCCATGAAAAAATGGGTGGTTCTCCTCGTTATTCTTGGGGCTTTGGTTGGACTGGGCACGATGATGAAAGCCTGGATGGACAAACGCGCTGGAGCGGCGGCGCAGCCGGTTGTTTTTTCAGGAGGCAGTGAGCACTGGGACCAGAATGAGGTGCCCATTTCCATGCAGTGTGGAGCCTGTCATGAAAAGGAATTCCGTCAGTGGGCCGGTTCAGACCATGCCTGGGCATTCCGCAAACTGGGAGATCAGTGGGAGTCTGAAGCGTTCCATAATATGAAGCTGGATGCCCATGGCAGCATTCTCCAATTCTCTACGGATGGCCACGGGCGCATGGTCCATGACAGTCAGTCCTCAACTTCCTGGCGCGCGGAATGGGCCACAGGGAGGATTCCCCTGGTGCAGTATCTGGTTCCCGCCAGGGACGGCGGTTTTCATACCTTGAGCGCTGCATGGGACGTGAACCGCAAAGAATGGTTTGATATTTTCGGCGAGGATGCCCGTCAGCCGGGAGACTGGGGACACTGGACAGGGCGCGGCATGAATTGGAACACGCAGTGTGCGTGGTGCCACATGTCTCTGTTCCATAAAAATTATGATCCTGTTAAAGACCGGTATGCTTCTACTTGGACGGAGCCCGGAGTGACTTGCATTCAGTGCCACGGCCCCCTGCTGGACAATCCGGAGGCGGGGACGGGGTGCATGATTTCCACCAGGAACAAGCTGACGCCGCAGCAGATTCATGATAACTGCGCTTCCTGCCATGCCAGAAGGGATGAATTCGATCATGATTTTGCCGTAGGCAACCGCTTTGACAATCATTTCCAACTGGTGCTTCCCGTTCAGCCCGGCGTTTTCTGGCCCAACGGCATGCAGAGGGATGAGGATTATTGCGAGACTGGCCTGCGGTTAAGCCGTATGGGCAAGGCGGGGGTGACCTGTTTGGACTGTCATGATCCGCATACGGGGACGCTGAAGCTTCCTCAAGAAGATAATACGCTTTGCTTGAGGTGCCATGGTACTGGAGAAGCGGTAAACGGCGTAAAAGCTCCCATTATTGACATGGCTGCGCATACGCCATGTCCTCAGTCCAGCATGGGCTCCCGGTGTGTGGAATGCCATATGCCGGAAAGCCTGTATATGGCTCGTGACCCCCGCAGGGATCATTCTTTCAATTCTCCTGATCCTTTGCTGAGCGTAGAGTTGGGTATTCCGAATGCCTGTACCATGTGCCACAGGGAAAAAAGCAATGAATGGGCTGCGGAGGCGGTAAAGGAATATTACGGGGTTAACTCCAAGATGGCGCAGTACAGGGAACGGACCCGGGCCGTTCAGCATGCCTACGAAGGGAAGGAGGATGTTCTGCCTCTGCTTATGGAATGTTTCAAGAGGGAGGAAGTGGGCGCATGGCGCGCTACGTTATTGGATTTGATGGATGCGTGGGCTCATGAACCCTCCGTTCAGGAAGTGGCAGCCGCGGCGGTTAAGGACCCGGATCCTCTGACGCGGGCCGCCGCCGCCAAAGTGATGGGGCGTGCGGGTAATCCAGCTGCGGGCAAACTTCTTAATGATCCGTTCAGGGTCGTGCGCTTGCAGGCGGAGTGGGCTTTGCGGGATTCCCTTCCTCCGGACAGTCCGGGAATGAGGGAGCTTACTGCCGCCGCTTTGCACCAGGCGGACCAACCTTCCGGAGCTATGAAGCTGGCCCAGATAGCCATCAGCCGCAAGGATGCGAAAACTGCGGAATTGTGGTTTTCCAAAGCTTTGAAATGGGATGCCACTTCTTCCGTGGTGCACCGTGATTATGCCGTTTTCCTAGCTTCTCAAGGCCGCAGCCGGGAGGCGGTGGCCCAGATGCAAAAGGCTGTGCGTCTGGCTCCCAAGGATGCCAACCTGTGGTATCTTCTGGGACTGGGGCAAATTGAAAATAATGATGAGCCGGGAGCTTTGGAATCCTTTAATGAAGCTTTAAAAATAGAGCCCGCCTTTATTCGCGCTTTGTTTAACCGGGCTCTGTTGAATGAAAAGGTGGGCCGGTTGGAGCAGGCTTTGCAAGATTTGGAAAACTGTTCTTCCCTGGATAAGGGAAATGCGGATATTCCTTTCACTCTTGCGGTGATGCTTTACCGCAATGGGCGGTATCGTGAAGCCGCTGCCGCGGCTGCGGAAGCCCTTCGCCGCGACTCGGGACATGTCCGGGCCAGGCAAATTCTGGAATCAGCCTCTCGACATGGAAGATAA
- a CDS encoding hemolysin family protein has protein sequence MMTIFIILLLIVLNGLFVAAEFALLGAPRAALEQMGVSGNMVARRVSLILKTPRLQDRYIATAQLGVTFASLGLGMYGEHAVAGWLHEWLAQYGWASWLVAHGAASILSVAVLTYLHIVLGEMVPKALSLQYAAKLCLMIAMPMYMIQLCLYPLVVGMNALGNFFLGLLGVDRNESTSHYHSAEELQYIIEESHENGALPQESGRIMDGLFDLDDLYVHQVMTPRVRIDAIPEGAEHEQIREIVRRTRRTRYPVYRGDLDHVVGMVHARDLFRIMFRRKALTPEYIHAIPKVPKTVKFDNVVEIMRKDNVRLAIILDEHGGTSGLLTLTDVFSEVMGWDRGRIKVLTELPGDAVGFSCDVSGLARIEELGEAMDMDLEDGEIDTVGGLILNLLEAPAEEGDTVSYRGLEFKVTRTENGGVERCTVTRVTPLMKDEALEEEE, from the coding sequence ATGATGACTATTTTCATTATTCTGTTGCTGATTGTGTTGAACGGCCTGTTTGTGGCCGCAGAATTTGCCTTGCTTGGCGCGCCCCGTGCGGCGTTGGAGCAGATGGGGGTGTCCGGGAACATGGTAGCGCGCCGTGTTTCCCTGATATTGAAAACGCCCCGGTTGCAGGACCGCTATATTGCTACGGCACAGCTTGGCGTTACATTCGCCAGTCTGGGGCTGGGTATGTATGGAGAGCATGCTGTCGCCGGATGGCTTCATGAATGGCTGGCGCAGTACGGCTGGGCTTCCTGGCTGGTGGCTCATGGCGCGGCCAGCATTCTGTCCGTGGCGGTATTGACATACCTGCATATTGTGCTTGGGGAAATGGTGCCCAAGGCGCTTTCACTCCAGTATGCTGCAAAGCTTTGCCTCATGATTGCGATGCCCATGTACATGATCCAGCTCTGCCTGTATCCCCTGGTAGTGGGCATGAATGCTCTGGGCAATTTCTTTCTGGGGTTGCTGGGCGTGGACCGGAATGAATCCACGTCCCACTACCATTCTGCGGAAGAACTCCAGTATATTATTGAAGAGAGCCATGAAAACGGGGCGTTGCCGCAGGAATCCGGCCGAATTATGGATGGCTTGTTTGACCTGGATGATCTGTATGTTCACCAGGTCATGACCCCGCGCGTCAGGATAGACGCCATTCCTGAAGGGGCGGAACATGAGCAGATACGGGAAATTGTGCGTCGCACCCGCCGTACTCGTTACCCTGTCTACCGCGGTGACCTGGACCATGTGGTGGGCATGGTGCATGCCCGCGACCTGTTCCGTATCATGTTCCGCAGGAAGGCTCTGACTCCTGAGTACATCCATGCCATACCCAAGGTCCCCAAAACGGTAAAGTTTGACAATGTGGTGGAAATCATGAGGAAGGACAATGTGCGCCTTGCCATTATTCTGGATGAGCACGGGGGGACTTCCGGACTTCTGACCCTGACGGATGTATTTTCAGAAGTAATGGGCTGGGACCGCGGCCGCATCAAAGTGCTGACGGAGCTGCCTGGAGATGCGGTGGGCTTCTCCTGTGACGTATCCGGTCTGGCACGCATTGAGGAATTGGGGGAAGCCATGGATATGGATTTGGAGGACGGGGAAATAGATACCGTAGGTGGCCTGATTCTTAATTTGCTGGAGGCTCCTGCGGAGGAAGGGGATACTGTCAGCTATAGAGGGCTGGAATTCAAGGTGACCCGGACGGAGAATGGCGGTGTGGAGCGCTGTACCGTGACCCGGGTTACTCCCCTGATGAAGGATGAGGCCCTGGAAGAGGAGGAATAA